In a single window of the Acyrthosiphon pisum isolate AL4f chromosome X, pea_aphid_22Mar2018_4r6ur, whole genome shotgun sequence genome:
- the LOC100169117 gene encoding aminopeptidase N isoform X3, producing the protein MKFVGFKLIFIIALSLMGSVVNSEETSDFKLPTNFKPISYELNVTTYLEDKFVFEGVVGIRMTCVEATDTIVLHSTSLNIDTKSVVLANGGENVIPVSSVSFDPDKEFMHVKSTVNFKPCDEFVLTISFTGNLTDDLVGYYRSSYVDKESNQTRWLAITYFEPLGARRAFPCLDEPVYKAIFKIRLSHKKGLTSISNMKFMNQINCPSNSDYVVDEFEESPPMSTYLVVYMVSDFVYTEANSENDQVNYRIICKKDLANQTEFAINLGPKALKYHEEYFDEKFPLHKQDMAAIPDFSSRSMENWGLATFQESGLLMDLDVTVIDDVYEIAHLIIHELAHQWFGGIVTMKWWTGLWLNEGFAEYAGFRGVDFLFPESKYFQVENVKNFLLVLDQDSLQSAHPLAVAIGKPDEIAPISADPITFAKGPILLHMINTFLGENTFKQGVRNYIHKYKFSNAEQDDLWCSLTEEAHRQGTLDKNLTVKQIMDTWTLQTGYPVLNVIRDYSAGTVTLSQERYLSIKSNGTDNKTCWWIPITMTTSGDFNQTNPTFWLNCENNNLTTPLAKDNEWVIYNMQMTVLSRVFYDTRNWMGIICTLNDPTKYETIPTLNRVQLILDSLSFSQVGDLDYEITFQLLKYLKNEKEYTPWFAALSGLVMIDDLLKRTPNHAVFQKNMRDMLSCMYSKFRNMDEKVNGYENIQLQSLVISRACQYKTKDCIQRVLDLFRKWMKSSDPDNNNILPKELKETICIQAVQYGGEEEWNFLFERYQRSNLPIEKYYMIFALGYTSIESLLLRYLNWSLDESIIPREDAPLVFYSETFNEVGFLVAKEFLYCKIADIYEYYQRQGDSLGGYVNNIASQMKTKEELEELQSFITKSSSYFKEPDSVINQITETIKKNIEWTSKFYNKIVPY; encoded by the exons aTGAAGTTTGTGGgctttaaacttatttttatcatcGCATTGTCCTTAATGGGATCGGTTGTTAATTCGGAAGAAACTAGCGATTTCAAACTACCTACTAATTTCAAACCCATCAGCTATGAACTAAACGTGACCACGTACTTGGAGGATAAATTCGTGTTTGAAGGAGTAGTCGGTATTCGT atgacATGCGTAGAAGCTACCGATACCATAGTGTTGCATTCGACCAGTTTGAACATCGATACCAAAAGTGTTGTTCTGGCCAACGGCGGTGAAAATGTCATCCCAGTGAGCAGTGTGTCTTTTGATCCAGATAAAGAATTTATGCACGTCAAGTCAACCGTAAACTTTAAGCCCTGTGACGAATTCGTGCTGACTATATCATTTACCGGGAACCTCACCGACGATTTAGTAGGTTACTATAGAAGTAGCTACGTAGACAAGGAAAGTAATCAAACGAG ATGGTTAGCTATAACATATTTCGAGCCATTGGGTGCACGAAGAGCTTTTCCCTGTTTGGACGAGCCTGTGTATAAAGCAATCTTCAAGATAAGGTTGAGTCATAAAAAAGGATTGACTTCGATAAGTAATATGAAATTCATGAATCAAATAAACTG CCCTTCGAATTCAGATTATGTTGTTGACGAATTCGAAGAATCTCCACCGATGTCTACTTATTTAGTAGTATACATGGTGTCAGATTTCGTATACACTGAAGCAAATAGTGAAAATGACCAAGTGAATTACCGTATTATATGCAAAAAGGACTTAGCCAATCAAACAGAATTTGCCATTAACTTGGGACCAAAGGCCCTGAAATACCACGAGGAATATTTCGATGAAAAATTCCCGCTGCACAAACAAGACATGGCAGCCATACCCGATTTTTCTTCACGTTCTATGGAGAATTGGGGTCTTGCCACATTTCa agagAGCGGTTTGTTAATGGATCTGGACGTGACCGTAATTGATGACGTATATGAAATAGCCCATTTAATCATTCACGAACTGGCTCATCAATGGTTTGGTGGTATCGTTACCATGAAATGGTGGACCGGCCTTTGGTTGAATGAAGGATTTGCCGAGTATGCAGGATTCCGCGGAGTGGATTTT CTGTTCCCCGAATCAAAGTATTTCCAAGTCGAAAAcgttaaaaactttttactcGTTTTGGACCAAGATTCGCTTCAATCAGCACATCCGTTGGCGGTAGCTATAGGAAAGCCTGATGAAATAGCGCCAATTTCGGCGGACCCAATTACGTTCGCAAAGGGACCAATTTTGTTGCACATGATAAACACGTTCCTAGGCGAGAACACGTTCAAACAAGGCGTTAGAAACTACatacacaaatacaaattttccaATGCCGAACAGGATGACTTGTGGTGCTCATTGACGGAGGAAGCACACCGACAAGGAACTTTGGACAAAAATCTAACCGTAAAACAAATAATGGACACATGGACGTTGCAAACCGGTTATCCCGTATTGAATGTCATCCGAGATTATTCTGCGGGCACGGTTACATTGTCCCAG GAAAGGTATTTATCAATCAAATCAAACGGTACGGACAATAAAACCTGTTGGTGGATACCAATCACTATGACAACTTCAGGGGACTTTAACCAGACAAATCCGACATTTTGGTTGAATTGCGAAAACAACAACCTCACCACACCATTGGCCAAAGACAACGAGTGGGTCATCTATAACATGCAGATGACCG ttttatCCAGAGTGTTTTACGATACACGAAACTGGATGGGTATCATTTGTACGCTGAACGATCCAACTAAATACGAAACTATACCCACGTTAAACCGAGTACAGCTGATCTTGGATTCGCTAAGCTTTTCTCAAGTCGGTGACTTGGACTACGAAATCACGTTTCAACTTTTGAAATATCTAAAAAACGAAAAAGAGTATACACCGTGGTTTGCTGCACTTAGTGGTTTGGTAATGATTGATGATTTACTGAAAAGGACTCCGAATCATGCAGTGTTCCAA AAAAATATGCGGGATATGTTGTCGTGTATGTATAGCAAATTCAGAAACATGGACGAGAAAGTTAATGGTTATGAAAACATACAACTTCAAAGTCTCGTGATTTCCAGAGCTTGCCAATACAAAACAAAGGACTGTATCCAACGAGTTCTGGACTTGTTTAGAAAGTGGATGAAAAGTAGTGAcccagacaataataatat attgCCTAAAGAATTGAAAGAAACTATTTGCATTCAAGCTGTACAATATGGAGGTGAAGAAgaatggaattttttatttgaacgtTATCAACGTTCCAATTTGccgattgaaaaatattatatgatcttTGCTTTAGGATATACTTCAATAGAATCGTTACTACTGag atatttaaattggtCACTTGATGAATCTATTATTCCCAGAGAAGACGCCCCCCTAGTATTCTACTCTGAAACGTTCAATGAAGTTGGATTTTTAGTAGCAAAAGAATTTTTGTATTGCAAAATTGCAGATATATATGAATA ctATCAACGTCAAGGCGATAGTTTAGGtggatatgtaaataatattgcgTCTCAAATGAAAACTAAAGAAGAATTAGAAGAG CTCCAATCATTTATTACTAAATCATCAAGTTACTTTAAAGAACCTGATTCGGTTATCAATCAGATAACTGAGActattaagaaaaacattgaatGGACATcgaagttttataataaaatagtaccaTATTAA
- the LOC100169117 gene encoding aminopeptidase N isoform X5, producing MKFVGFKLIFIIALSLMGSVVNSEETSDFKLPTNFKPISYELNVTTYLEDKFVFEGVVGIRMTCVEATDTIVLHSTSLNIDTKSVVLANGGENVIPVSSVSFDPDKEFMHVKSTVNFKPCDEFVLTISFTGNLTDDLVGYYRSSYVDKESNQTRWLAITYFEPLGARRAFPCLDEPVYKAIFKIRLSHKKGLTSISNMKFMNQINCPSNSDYVVDEFEESPPMSTYLVVYMVSDFVYTEANSENDQVNYRIICKKDLANQTEFAINLGPKALKYHEEYFDEKFPLHKQDMAAIPDFSSRSMENWGLATFQESGLLMDLDVTVIDDVYEIAHLIIHELAHQWFGGIVTMKWWTGLWLNEGFAEYAGFRGVDFLFPESKYFQVENVKNFLLVLDQDSLQSAHPLAVAIGKPDEIAPISADPITFAKGPILLHMINTFLGENTFKQGVRNYIHKYKFSNAEQDDLWCSLTEEAHRQGTLDKNLTVKQIMDTWTLQTGYPVLNVIRDYSAGTVTLSQERYLSIKSNGTDNKTCWWIPITMTTSGDFNQTNPTFWLNCENNNLTTPLAKDNEWVIYNMQMTVLSRVFYDTRNWMGIICTLNDPTKYETIPTLNRVQLILDSLSFSQVGDLDYEITFQLLKYLKNEKEYTPWFAALSGLVMIDDLLKRTPNHAVFQKNMRDMLSCMYSKFRNMDEKVNGYENIQLQSLVISRACQYKTKDCIQRVLDLFRKWMKSSDPDNNNILPKELKETICIQAVQYGGEEEWNFLFERYQRSNLPIEKYYMIFALGYTSIESLLLRYLNWSLDESIIPREDAPLVFYSETFNEVGFLVAKEFLYCKIADIYEYYQRQGDSLGGYVNNIASQMKTKEELEEVTVRGNVWNRYESWFDYTFS from the exons aTGAAGTTTGTGGgctttaaacttatttttatcatcGCATTGTCCTTAATGGGATCGGTTGTTAATTCGGAAGAAACTAGCGATTTCAAACTACCTACTAATTTCAAACCCATCAGCTATGAACTAAACGTGACCACGTACTTGGAGGATAAATTCGTGTTTGAAGGAGTAGTCGGTATTCGT atgacATGCGTAGAAGCTACCGATACCATAGTGTTGCATTCGACCAGTTTGAACATCGATACCAAAAGTGTTGTTCTGGCCAACGGCGGTGAAAATGTCATCCCAGTGAGCAGTGTGTCTTTTGATCCAGATAAAGAATTTATGCACGTCAAGTCAACCGTAAACTTTAAGCCCTGTGACGAATTCGTGCTGACTATATCATTTACCGGGAACCTCACCGACGATTTAGTAGGTTACTATAGAAGTAGCTACGTAGACAAGGAAAGTAATCAAACGAG ATGGTTAGCTATAACATATTTCGAGCCATTGGGTGCACGAAGAGCTTTTCCCTGTTTGGACGAGCCTGTGTATAAAGCAATCTTCAAGATAAGGTTGAGTCATAAAAAAGGATTGACTTCGATAAGTAATATGAAATTCATGAATCAAATAAACTG CCCTTCGAATTCAGATTATGTTGTTGACGAATTCGAAGAATCTCCACCGATGTCTACTTATTTAGTAGTATACATGGTGTCAGATTTCGTATACACTGAAGCAAATAGTGAAAATGACCAAGTGAATTACCGTATTATATGCAAAAAGGACTTAGCCAATCAAACAGAATTTGCCATTAACTTGGGACCAAAGGCCCTGAAATACCACGAGGAATATTTCGATGAAAAATTCCCGCTGCACAAACAAGACATGGCAGCCATACCCGATTTTTCTTCACGTTCTATGGAGAATTGGGGTCTTGCCACATTTCa agagAGCGGTTTGTTAATGGATCTGGACGTGACCGTAATTGATGACGTATATGAAATAGCCCATTTAATCATTCACGAACTGGCTCATCAATGGTTTGGTGGTATCGTTACCATGAAATGGTGGACCGGCCTTTGGTTGAATGAAGGATTTGCCGAGTATGCAGGATTCCGCGGAGTGGATTTT CTGTTCCCCGAATCAAAGTATTTCCAAGTCGAAAAcgttaaaaactttttactcGTTTTGGACCAAGATTCGCTTCAATCAGCACATCCGTTGGCGGTAGCTATAGGAAAGCCTGATGAAATAGCGCCAATTTCGGCGGACCCAATTACGTTCGCAAAGGGACCAATTTTGTTGCACATGATAAACACGTTCCTAGGCGAGAACACGTTCAAACAAGGCGTTAGAAACTACatacacaaatacaaattttccaATGCCGAACAGGATGACTTGTGGTGCTCATTGACGGAGGAAGCACACCGACAAGGAACTTTGGACAAAAATCTAACCGTAAAACAAATAATGGACACATGGACGTTGCAAACCGGTTATCCCGTATTGAATGTCATCCGAGATTATTCTGCGGGCACGGTTACATTGTCCCAG GAAAGGTATTTATCAATCAAATCAAACGGTACGGACAATAAAACCTGTTGGTGGATACCAATCACTATGACAACTTCAGGGGACTTTAACCAGACAAATCCGACATTTTGGTTGAATTGCGAAAACAACAACCTCACCACACCATTGGCCAAAGACAACGAGTGGGTCATCTATAACATGCAGATGACCG ttttatCCAGAGTGTTTTACGATACACGAAACTGGATGGGTATCATTTGTACGCTGAACGATCCAACTAAATACGAAACTATACCCACGTTAAACCGAGTACAGCTGATCTTGGATTCGCTAAGCTTTTCTCAAGTCGGTGACTTGGACTACGAAATCACGTTTCAACTTTTGAAATATCTAAAAAACGAAAAAGAGTATACACCGTGGTTTGCTGCACTTAGTGGTTTGGTAATGATTGATGATTTACTGAAAAGGACTCCGAATCATGCAGTGTTCCAA AAAAATATGCGGGATATGTTGTCGTGTATGTATAGCAAATTCAGAAACATGGACGAGAAAGTTAATGGTTATGAAAACATACAACTTCAAAGTCTCGTGATTTCCAGAGCTTGCCAATACAAAACAAAGGACTGTATCCAACGAGTTCTGGACTTGTTTAGAAAGTGGATGAAAAGTAGTGAcccagacaataataatat attgCCTAAAGAATTGAAAGAAACTATTTGCATTCAAGCTGTACAATATGGAGGTGAAGAAgaatggaattttttatttgaacgtTATCAACGTTCCAATTTGccgattgaaaaatattatatgatcttTGCTTTAGGATATACTTCAATAGAATCGTTACTACTGag atatttaaattggtCACTTGATGAATCTATTATTCCCAGAGAAGACGCCCCCCTAGTATTCTACTCTGAAACGTTCAATGAAGTTGGATTTTTAGTAGCAAAAGAATTTTTGTATTGCAAAATTGCAGATATATATGAATA ctATCAACGTCAAGGCGATAGTTTAGGtggatatgtaaataatattgcgTCTCAAATGAAAACTAAAGAAGAATTAGAAGAG